The Metabacillus litoralis genome contains a region encoding:
- a CDS encoding DNA translocase FtsK, which yields MSWMKKLFSYFLGDDEKVSENSETREHEQEAQRNIGSASKFENETQNHHKAEARVSYQYPKGNFRFPIIPDEKQTSRDMRPRRSSEKSQTMSEVRPVLPNRKSVKKRYTEEKVEEKPIKKKQPFHPTSIPSPIFGFQSKEERMQSRETQHSIQKQPQSIADSSYMEEPVTYKMETEAPLQSNHKMGETAATLEIYEENEQQTAIEQYDRSEFQQEEETTVTYSLDDHEMEEIVYERNADMVTHDEIDDDLVDEALSIVKTEFNKKQQPVALDIAVENEQIEQESIEMKPSYNDQYEEEEQTELYLNEDQSVTLFEETKVSEFENESFQESFEESFEESIREQEEPILHEPEPPKQESNKRKPLPFNVMMLGRDKQKIREKTEQPQEQAQTQEQTQEQTQVRVRAQTQTHVGSYQFPSLGFLNIPEKELTEDHTWLESQKDLLNLTLKNFNVRASVVNVTQGPSVTRFEVHPEPGVKVNKITNLSDDIKLSLAAKDIRIEAPIPGKNTIGIEVPNKVGKMVYLREILRSSEFRNNPSPMTAVLGLDIAGQPAVTDLKKMPHGLIAGATGSGKSVCINTILVSLLYKASPHEVKLMLIDPKMVELAPYNDIPHLVSPVITDVKAATAALKWAVEEMERRYELFAHSGTREITRYNQLVKEHNQGEHLPYLVIVIDELADLMMVAPNDVEEAICRIAQKARACGIHLIVATQRPSVDVITGLIKANIPTRIAFSVSSQVDSRTIIDVSGAEKLLGKGDMLFLENGSSKAVRLQGTFVSDEEIEKVVKHVKLQSKPEYLFHQEELVKKATIQSEEDELFVEACEFVVNQGGASTSSLQRRFRIGYNRAARLIDMMEDQGIISENRGSKPRDVLISEEELDSIHESNVL from the coding sequence ATGAGTTGGATGAAAAAACTATTTTCTTATTTTTTAGGAGATGACGAAAAAGTAAGTGAAAACAGTGAGACGAGAGAACATGAACAAGAAGCTCAAAGAAACATAGGGAGTGCTTCAAAGTTTGAAAATGAAACACAAAATCATCATAAGGCAGAAGCCAGAGTTTCTTATCAATATCCTAAAGGGAATTTCCGTTTTCCAATAATACCTGATGAAAAACAAACATCAAGAGACATGCGGCCAAGGCGTTCAAGTGAAAAATCTCAAACAATGAGCGAAGTAAGACCTGTCTTGCCGAATCGTAAATCTGTGAAGAAAAGATACACCGAAGAAAAAGTAGAAGAAAAACCAATAAAAAAGAAACAACCATTCCACCCTACTTCCATCCCATCTCCGATTTTTGGTTTTCAATCAAAAGAAGAGAGGATGCAAAGTAGAGAAACACAGCATTCGATACAGAAACAACCACAAAGTATAGCGGATAGCAGTTACATGGAGGAACCTGTTACTTACAAGATGGAAACTGAGGCTCCTTTACAGTCTAATCATAAAATGGGTGAAACTGCTGCTACTTTAGAAATATATGAAGAAAATGAGCAGCAAACAGCTATTGAACAATATGACCGCTCTGAATTTCAACAAGAAGAGGAGACTACAGTTACATATTCTCTTGATGATCATGAGATGGAAGAAATCGTATATGAAAGAAATGCTGATATGGTGACTCATGATGAGATAGACGATGATCTTGTAGATGAAGCTCTTTCTATTGTTAAAACTGAGTTTAATAAGAAACAACAACCTGTTGCATTAGATATAGCTGTAGAAAATGAACAAATTGAACAAGAAAGCATTGAAATGAAACCATCATACAATGATCAATATGAGGAAGAAGAACAAACTGAATTGTATCTAAATGAAGATCAAAGCGTGACATTATTTGAGGAAACAAAGGTTTCTGAATTTGAAAATGAGTCATTTCAAGAATCATTTGAAGAATCATTTGAAGAATCAATAAGAGAACAAGAAGAACCAATCTTACACGAACCAGAACCACCTAAACAAGAAAGCAATAAGCGAAAACCTTTACCATTTAATGTCATGATGCTAGGAAGAGATAAGCAAAAAATTCGTGAAAAAACAGAACAGCCACAAGAACAAGCGCAAACACAAGAACAAACACAAGAACAAACACAAGTACGAGTTCGGGCACAAACACAAACACATGTAGGGAGTTATCAATTTCCATCGCTTGGATTTTTAAATATACCAGAAAAAGAATTAACAGAGGACCATACATGGCTTGAGTCACAAAAAGACCTTCTAAATCTTACATTAAAGAATTTTAATGTAAGGGCAAGTGTAGTGAATGTGACCCAAGGGCCTTCTGTAACAAGATTTGAAGTTCATCCCGAACCGGGAGTGAAAGTTAACAAAATTACAAACTTAAGTGACGATATTAAATTGAGTTTGGCTGCTAAGGATATTAGGATTGAGGCTCCGATTCCAGGAAAGAATACGATTGGAATTGAGGTACCGAATAAGGTAGGTAAAATGGTTTATTTACGCGAGATTTTAAGAAGTTCAGAATTTCGTAATAATCCTTCCCCTATGACCGCAGTACTAGGTTTAGATATTGCCGGTCAACCAGCAGTTACTGATTTGAAGAAAATGCCTCATGGTCTTATAGCTGGAGCAACAGGATCAGGTAAAAGTGTTTGTATAAACACAATTTTGGTGAGTTTATTATATAAAGCCTCACCACATGAAGTGAAATTAATGTTAATTGATCCAAAAATGGTTGAATTGGCACCTTATAATGATATTCCACACCTTGTAAGTCCAGTTATAACGGATGTGAAGGCTGCAACAGCTGCATTGAAATGGGCTGTTGAGGAGATGGAAAGACGTTATGAATTATTTGCTCACTCCGGCACAAGAGAGATTACGAGATATAATCAGCTAGTTAAGGAACATAATCAAGGAGAACATCTCCCGTATCTTGTCATTGTTATTGATGAGCTTGCTGACTTAATGATGGTTGCTCCTAATGATGTAGAAGAAGCCATTTGTCGTATTGCACAAAAAGCTAGGGCATGTGGAATTCACTTAATCGTTGCGACCCAACGTCCCTCTGTTGATGTAATCACTGGGTTAATCAAAGCTAATATTCCAACTAGGATAGCCTTTTCTGTTTCATCTCAAGTTGATTCACGAACGATTATTGACGTGAGCGGTGCAGAAAAACTTCTTGGTAAGGGTGATATGCTCTTTTTGGAAAATGGGTCATCAAAAGCAGTTCGTCTTCAAGGTACTTTTGTATCAGATGAGGAAATTGAAAAAGTCGTAAAGCATGTGAAGCTTCAATCAAAACCGGAATATTTGTTTCATCAAGAGGAATTGGTGAAAAAAGCAACCATTCAATCTGAGGAAGATGAATTATTTGTAGAAGCATGTGAATTTGTCGTTAATCAAGGGGGAGCTTCAACATCAAGCTTACAAAGAAGATTTAGAATTGGATATAATCGAGCAGCACGCCTAATTGATATGATGGAAGACCAAGGAATTATTTCTGAAAATCGTGGCAGCAAACCTAGAGATGTCTTAATTTCGGAAGAAGAGCTTGATTCGATTCATGAAAGTAATGTGTTATAG
- a CDS encoding DUF1444 domain-containing protein: MKMTSRKLVETLKEKLSNPQWQFDFDREKDTLRVEDSLSKKGVTLSLPGIIAKYETSKQKAVDEVVYYVKEALTVMNEQQDLSGKEKNIFPVIRSTSFPTESNEGIALCYSEHTAETRIYYALDLGSTYRLIDEKMMKRENWTKDQIKEVAAFNLRSLKTSVKEDLVAGNVFYFLNANDGYDASRILNESLLQSFAEKIEGKMAVAVPHQDVLIIVDVRNDTGYDILAQLTMSFFASGTVPITALSFLYENNELEPIFILGKNKPHK; encoded by the coding sequence ATGAAAATGACATCAAGAAAATTAGTTGAAACCCTCAAGGAAAAACTTTCAAATCCACAATGGCAGTTTGATTTTGACCGTGAGAAAGATACGTTAAGAGTGGAGGATTCTCTTAGTAAAAAAGGTGTAACCTTATCTCTTCCAGGTATAATTGCAAAATATGAAACCTCAAAGCAGAAAGCGGTAGATGAGGTTGTTTATTATGTAAAGGAAGCATTAACAGTGATGAACGAACAGCAAGATTTATCTGGAAAGGAAAAGAATATATTTCCAGTCATTCGATCCACGTCTTTTCCAACAGAGAGCAATGAAGGTATTGCTTTATGTTATAGTGAACATACAGCTGAAACACGTATTTATTATGCGCTAGATCTTGGAAGTACATATCGCTTAATAGATGAAAAGATGATGAAACGAGAAAATTGGACGAAAGATCAGATTAAAGAAGTAGCTGCTTTTAACTTAAGGTCTTTAAAGACTAGTGTAAAAGAAGATTTAGTTGCTGGAAATGTTTTTTATTTTCTAAATGCAAATGATGGTTATGATGCAAGTAGAATACTGAATGAAAGTTTATTACAATCCTTTGCAGAGAAAATAGAAGGGAAAATGGCTGTAGCTGTTCCACATCAAGATGTGCTAATTATAGTAGATGTTCGTAACGATACCGGCTATGATATTTTAGCACAATTAACGATGAGCTTTTTTGCAAGTGGCACAGTTCCTATTACTGCCCTATCCTTTTTATATGAAAACAATGAGCTTGAACCTATTTTTATACTAGGTAAAAATAAACCTCATAAATAA
- a CDS encoding DUF84 family protein: protein MRIAIGTKNPTKVNAVKEAFSKHVNAEFIAINVSSNVSAQPITDHETLTGAMNRAKNALEAEGSHIDLGVGLEGGLVKTDFGYFLCNWGALVAHQSQPIIAGGARIMIPDEIGDLVFSGRELGDVMDDYVKKNNVRQNEGAIGIFTNGLVDRTKMFQELSSLLIGQYLYQQKHK from the coding sequence GTGAGAATAGCAATTGGAACAAAAAATCCTACAAAAGTAAATGCAGTAAAAGAAGCCTTTTCTAAACATGTAAATGCGGAATTTATAGCAATAAATGTTTCATCAAATGTTTCTGCACAGCCTATAACTGATCACGAAACGTTAACAGGTGCTATGAACCGAGCAAAAAATGCTCTCGAGGCTGAAGGTTCACATATAGATCTTGGGGTAGGTTTAGAAGGTGGCCTGGTAAAAACAGACTTTGGTTACTTTTTATGTAATTGGGGAGCACTTGTTGCACACCAGTCACAACCAATTATTGCAGGTGGGGCTAGAATTATGATTCCTGATGAAATAGGTGATCTTGTTTTTAGTGGACGTGAATTAGGTGATGTAATGGACGATTATGTAAAGAAAAACAACGTCCGCCAAAATGAAGGGGCAATTGGTATCTTTACAAATGGACTTGTAGATCGCACAAAAATGTTTCAAGAACTTTCAAGTCTTCTTATCGGTCAATATTTATATCAACAGAAACATAAATAA
- the trmB gene encoding tRNA (guanosine(46)-N7)-methyltransferase TrmB: MRLRNKPWAGEFIAEHSDYAISNPENYKGKWHEVFGNQNPIHIEVGTGKGQFLAGMSQQNPNINYIGIELFDSVIVAAIQKAVDKQLSNFKLLNVNAKNLTEYFDQGEIDRVYLNFSDPWPKVRHAKRRLTYKSFLQMYESVLVKGGEIHFKTDNQGLFEYSLISFSEYGLRLKYISLDLHKSDFEGNVMTEYEEKFSEKGQRIYRVEAKYMNE, translated from the coding sequence ATGCGTTTACGTAATAAACCTTGGGCTGGTGAATTTATCGCTGAGCATTCTGACTATGCTATTTCAAACCCTGAAAATTATAAAGGGAAATGGCATGAAGTGTTCGGTAATCAAAACCCAATTCATATAGAAGTAGGAACAGGGAAAGGGCAATTTCTAGCAGGAATGTCTCAACAAAACCCTAACATTAATTATATTGGCATAGAGCTATTTGATAGTGTGATTGTGGCTGCAATTCAAAAAGCAGTTGATAAGCAACTTTCAAATTTTAAGTTGCTTAACGTGAATGCGAAAAATTTAACAGAGTATTTTGATCAAGGAGAAATAGATCGTGTCTACCTGAATTTTTCTGATCCATGGCCAAAAGTACGTCATGCAAAGCGACGTCTTACTTATAAGAGTTTTTTACAAATGTATGAGAGCGTGCTTGTAAAAGGTGGAGAAATCCATTTCAAAACAGACAACCAGGGATTATTTGAGTATTCTCTTATTAGTTTTTCAGAATATGGACTTCGCTTAAAATATATTAGTCTTGATCTTCATAAAAGTGATTTTGAAGGAAATGTTATGACCGAATATGAAGAGAAATTTTCTGAAAAAGGTCAACGTATTTATCGTGTAGAAGCTAAGTATATGAATGAATAA
- a CDS encoding R2-like ligand-binding oxidase, with translation MRKKLITTSSKGLMTDSFPYQLYQKAKKYGTWNPNEIDFSQDKEDWKNLGEKHREWIVRLLAQFQGGEEAVTHDLLPLLKVVAEEGRLEEEMFLTTFLFDEAKHTEFFRKVLDELGENRDLTHLHSKTYRKFFYEILPETMEKLWKDRSPESLADAATVYNMFSEGVLAETGYKVFADGLNKMRIMPGLLKGIEHLKIDESRHIAYGTFLLQRLISEHPHLLDRVLKKLEQLAPLSLALNAEGMILGEGEHYEKSNSELMDFTKKQLKARVEILSRAKNQQIDTDET, from the coding sequence TTGAGAAAAAAGCTTATTACGACGAGCTCAAAGGGACTAATGACAGATTCCTTTCCCTACCAGCTGTATCAAAAGGCAAAAAAATATGGGACTTGGAATCCTAATGAAATTGACTTTTCACAGGATAAAGAAGATTGGAAGAATCTAGGTGAAAAGCATCGGGAATGGATTGTAAGACTTCTTGCACAGTTTCAAGGTGGAGAAGAAGCTGTTACACATGATTTATTACCACTTTTAAAGGTAGTTGCTGAGGAAGGTAGATTAGAGGAAGAAATGTTTTTAACAACATTCCTTTTTGATGAAGCGAAACATACAGAATTCTTCCGGAAGGTTTTGGATGAGCTTGGGGAAAATAGGGATTTAACACACTTACATTCAAAAACCTATCGTAAGTTTTTTTATGAAATACTTCCAGAAACTATGGAGAAGCTCTGGAAAGACAGGTCACCTGAGAGTTTAGCTGATGCAGCCACTGTGTATAATATGTTTTCTGAAGGAGTCCTAGCAGAAACGGGATATAAGGTGTTTGCAGATGGTCTGAATAAAATGCGGATAATGCCCGGATTATTAAAAGGAATTGAGCATTTAAAAATAGATGAATCAAGGCATATTGCGTATGGAACGTTTTTATTACAAAGGTTAATAAGCGAACATCCTCATTTACTAGACAGAGTATTAAAAAAGCTTGAACAATTAGCACCACTTTCTTTAGCTCTAAATGCTGAAGGAATGATATTAGGTGAAGGTGAACATTATGAAAAAAGTAACTCAGAGCTTATGGACTTTACCAAAAAACAACTTAAAGCTAGAGTGGAAATTCTTTCAAGAGCAAAAAATCAACAAATAGATACGGATGAAACCTAA
- a CDS encoding alpha/beta fold hydrolase, translating to MDKKQPSTPTYDLDQEIKRWKNFFGVWSSPEPKVGATPRKAVWKKNKATLWYYAPAEKKYKVPLFLVYSLVNQPFILDMAPGNSAIENFTRNGFEVYLLDFGIPGYEDKDITASDYVVDYIQKGVRRALRHSGAEEVTIIGYCLGGTLATMYATIAEEPVRNLILNVSPIDFETVPFFEELANASKEGKLDVSELLDTIGLISGNSMKAAMRMVTNPIYFSPYLSLLNKAYDDEYVKKWKRLKKWTDGHIPFTGAAMRELMQELGKENKLINGGLMIHGKEANLANITSNLLVISTDFDRLVLKEQNIRVIDFVSSKDKTFKLENGGHTTRANDKELPPFLANWLPQRSDPI from the coding sequence ATGGATAAAAAACAACCATCCACTCCTACTTATGATCTTGATCAGGAAATAAAAAGATGGAAAAACTTCTTTGGGGTATGGAGTAGTCCTGAGCCTAAAGTTGGGGCTACACCTAGAAAAGCTGTTTGGAAAAAGAATAAAGCAACATTGTGGTACTATGCGCCTGCTGAAAAAAAATATAAGGTACCTTTATTTCTAGTTTATTCTTTAGTTAATCAGCCCTTTATTTTAGACATGGCACCTGGTAACAGTGCCATTGAAAACTTCACACGAAACGGCTTTGAAGTGTATTTATTAGATTTTGGTATACCAGGATATGAAGACAAAGACATTACGGCAAGTGACTATGTTGTTGATTATATTCAAAAAGGTGTTCGACGAGCATTAAGACATTCAGGTGCTGAAGAAGTTACAATCATTGGCTATTGCTTAGGTGGTACTCTTGCAACCATGTATGCCACGATTGCCGAAGAACCAGTTCGCAACTTGATTTTAAATGTATCGCCAATCGATTTTGAAACAGTCCCTTTTTTTGAGGAACTAGCTAATGCAAGTAAAGAAGGTAAACTTGATGTGAGTGAGCTGCTTGATACAATCGGTCTCATTTCCGGAAATTCAATGAAAGCAGCAATGAGGATGGTGACAAACCCCATCTATTTTAGTCCTTACTTATCATTACTGAATAAAGCATATGATGATGAATATGTAAAAAAGTGGAAGCGGCTAAAAAAATGGACAGATGGACATATCCCATTTACAGGTGCTGCTATGAGGGAGTTAATGCAGGAATTAGGAAAAGAAAACAAATTGATTAATGGCGGATTAATGATTCATGGTAAAGAGGCAAACTTAGCAAATATTACTTCTAATCTTCTTGTTATTTCAACTGATTTTGACAGACTTGTATTAAAGGAGCAAAATATTCGCGTCATTGACTTTGTTTCAAGTAAAGATAAAACCTTTAAATTAGAAAACGGAGGCCATACAACTCGGGCAAATGATAAAGAATTACCCCCTTTCTTAGCCAACTGGCTTCCTCAACGTTCTGACCCTATTTAA
- a CDS encoding YtnP family quorum-quenching lactonase, protein METFQIGQTKMTWLKGGVTFLDGGAMFGVVPKPLWSKKYPVNEKNQIELRTDPILIQKNGLHILIESGIGAGKFSEKQLRNYGIQEQSSVEDSLEQLGLTTNDIDYVLMTHMHFDHACGLTKWENGQLTSVFPKAKIITSSTEWEEMRNPNIRSKNTYWQENWEPIQEQVETFQSFLLIEEGITMYHTGGHSDGHSIIVIQDGGETIVHMADLMPTHAHKNPLWVLAYDDYPMTSIEMKQTWLNFAGNNNAWFTFYHDAFYRSIKWNEQGEIIGKLDRVRT, encoded by the coding sequence ATGGAAACATTTCAAATTGGTCAAACGAAGATGACATGGTTAAAGGGTGGAGTAACTTTTCTTGATGGTGGGGCAATGTTTGGGGTAGTTCCAAAGCCGTTATGGTCTAAGAAATATCCTGTTAATGAAAAAAATCAAATCGAACTTCGAACAGATCCAATCTTGATTCAAAAAAATGGGTTACATATTTTAATTGAATCAGGAATAGGTGCAGGAAAGTTTAGTGAAAAGCAGCTTCGGAATTATGGAATTCAGGAGCAGTCTTCTGTTGAAGATAGCCTAGAACAATTGGGCCTAACAACAAATGATATAGACTATGTATTAATGACTCATATGCATTTTGATCATGCTTGCGGTCTCACGAAATGGGAGAATGGGCAATTAACATCCGTATTTCCTAAAGCGAAGATTATTACTTCCTCAACTGAGTGGGAAGAAATGAGAAATCCAAATATACGATCAAAAAATACTTATTGGCAAGAAAATTGGGAGCCCATTCAAGAGCAGGTTGAAACGTTTCAATCATTTTTATTAATTGAAGAAGGAATTACTATGTACCACACTGGTGGACATAGTGATGGTCATAGTATTATTGTCATTCAAGACGGTGGAGAAACAATCGTCCATATGGCTGACTTAATGCCAACACATGCTCATAAAAACCCTCTTTGGGTTCTTGCGTACGATGACTACCCAATGACTTCAATAGAAATGAAGCAAACATGGTTGAATTTTGCGGGAAACAACAATGCATGGTTTACCTTTTATCATGATGCATTCTACCGGAGCATAAAGTGGAATGAACAAGGTGAAATAATCGGCAAACTAGATCGAGTTAGAACATAG
- a CDS encoding YtoQ family protein, which yields MEFIVYLAGEIHTDWREQLKKETAKRNLPFKFVGPMERHDLSDDIGEKIIGEQPGPVYKDEAASSINNLRTSLLMNKADLVIALFGEKYKQWNTAMDASTAITLHKPLILIRPEQLHHPLKELSNKANVTVENIQQALDVLSYVVEA from the coding sequence ATGGAATTTATTGTTTACTTGGCAGGAGAAATACATACAGATTGGCGCGAGCAATTAAAAAAGGAAACAGCGAAACGTAATTTACCTTTTAAATTTGTAGGACCAATGGAACGACATGATTTATCCGATGATATTGGTGAAAAGATTATTGGTGAACAACCTGGACCTGTTTACAAAGATGAAGCTGCATCAAGTATTAATAATTTGCGAACATCTTTGTTAATGAATAAAGCGGACCTTGTTATTGCACTATTTGGAGAAAAATACAAGCAGTGGAATACTGCTATGGACGCAAGTACAGCTATTACACTACACAAACCTCTTATTTTAATAAGACCTGAACAGCTTCATCATCCATTAAAAGAGTTGTCTAATAAAGCAAATGTAACTGTTGAAAACATTCAGCAAGCACTTGACGTCCTATCATATGTAGTTGAAGCATGA
- a CDS encoding thioredoxin family protein: MKKLTSVDEYKQIIENEKVIFMFSADWCPDCRVIEPVLPELEEENSTFTFYYVDRDQFIDLCGELDIFGIPSFIAFHKGKEVGRYVNKDRKSKEQIQEFINTITV, from the coding sequence ATGAAAAAATTAACATCAGTAGATGAATATAAACAAATTATAGAAAATGAAAAGGTCATTTTCATGTTCTCAGCAGACTGGTGTCCTGACTGCCGTGTGATTGAGCCAGTTCTTCCAGAGCTAGAAGAAGAAAACAGTACATTTACATTTTATTATGTAGACCGAGATCAATTTATTGACCTTTGTGGTGAACTGGATATATTTGGTATTCCGAGCTTTATTGCCTTTCATAAAGGAAAAGAAGTTGGCCGCTATGTAAATAAAGACAGAAAATCTAAAGAACAAATTCAGGAATTTATCAATACAATAACTGTTTAA
- a CDS encoding PepSY domain-containing protein, translated as MKSKYFLLGLGLGIAGTYLVKDQLKSSKISSEKALEIVKKAFKEKGSIDGSWIYTVPENFSTDHLSYEVYKAGVSRTVQDQLEQYEAFVDTNSGTIVHVEKIN; from the coding sequence GTGAAAAGTAAATATTTTTTACTTGGCTTAGGCTTAGGTATTGCCGGGACATATTTAGTAAAAGACCAATTAAAATCAAGCAAAATTTCATCTGAAAAAGCACTTGAAATCGTGAAAAAAGCCTTTAAGGAAAAAGGATCCATTGATGGGTCTTGGATTTATACAGTTCCAGAAAACTTCTCAACTGACCATTTGTCTTATGAAGTTTATAAAGCAGGTGTGTCTCGAACTGTACAGGATCAATTAGAGCAGTATGAGGCTTTTGTTGACACAAACAGCGGAACAATTGTTCATGTTGAAAAAATTAACTAA
- a CDS encoding YtzH-like family protein encodes MLILPIQYQDQVNLLKDILSDHQSECCGTVAECEQLERVIKSLMVHSNTNQQSKELLEDIYNYSQTGKYSASLDQHIESHQNQLSQWINDIDTYS; translated from the coding sequence GTGTTAATTTTGCCAATTCAATACCAGGATCAGGTAAACTTATTAAAAGATATTCTATCAGATCATCAAAGTGAATGCTGTGGAACTGTAGCAGAGTGTGAACAGCTGGAAAGAGTCATAAAATCTCTTATGGTTCATTCAAATACGAATCAACAATCAAAGGAACTACTTGAAGATATATATAACTATAGCCAAACGGGCAAATATTCAGCATCATTAGATCAACATATAGAATCACATCAAAATCAATTATCACAATGGATTAATGATATTGATACGTATTCTTAA
- a CDS encoding M42 family metallopeptidase → MNQETLELFKTLTELPGAPGNEHQVRAFMKNQLEPISDEIVQDKLGGIFGVRKGAENDPTIMVAGHMDEVGFMVTAITDNGMIRFQPLGGWWSQVLLAQRVQIITDNGPVIGVIGSIPPHLLSESQRAKPMDMKNMLIDIGADNRDDAKEIGIKPGQQIVPICPFTPMANPKKILAKAWDNRYGCGLAIELLKELKDDKLPNTLYSGATVQEEVGLRGAQTAANMIKPDLFFALDAGPANDMSGDKKEFGHIGKGAVLRIYDRSMVTHRGMREFVLDTAETNKIPYQYFVSQGGTDAGRVHVSNQGVPSTVIGVSSRYIHTSGSILHVDDYAAAKELLTRLVKQCDATTVKTIKENS, encoded by the coding sequence ATGAATCAAGAAACATTAGAGTTGTTTAAAACATTAACAGAGCTGCCGGGTGCACCAGGGAACGAGCATCAAGTACGTGCATTTATGAAAAATCAATTAGAGCCAATATCAGATGAAATTGTTCAGGATAAATTAGGTGGAATTTTTGGGGTCCGAAAAGGCGCGGAAAACGATCCAACGATTATGGTAGCTGGACACATGGATGAAGTAGGATTTATGGTTACTGCTATAACAGATAATGGAATGATACGTTTTCAGCCATTAGGTGGATGGTGGAGTCAGGTGCTTCTTGCGCAAAGAGTACAGATTATTACAGACAATGGACCTGTTATTGGCGTTATAGGCTCAATACCACCTCATTTGTTGAGTGAAAGTCAGCGCGCAAAACCAATGGACATGAAGAACATGCTTATTGACATTGGGGCAGATAATCGTGATGATGCAAAGGAAATTGGAATCAAACCTGGACAACAAATTGTCCCTATTTGTCCATTTACACCTATGGCAAACCCTAAGAAAATTTTAGCCAAAGCGTGGGATAATCGTTATGGATGTGGACTTGCAATTGAATTATTAAAAGAGTTAAAAGATGATAAGCTGCCAAATACATTATATTCAGGTGCCACAGTACAGGAAGAGGTTGGATTAAGAGGTGCTCAAACAGCCGCAAATATGATTAAACCAGATTTATTTTTCGCATTAGATGCTGGTCCGGCAAATGATATGAGTGGAGATAAAAAAGAGTTTGGTCATATTGGCAAGGGAGCAGTTTTGCGAATTTATGACAGGTCGATGGTTACACATCGTGGAATGAGGGAGTTTGTTCTCGATACAGCAGAAACAAATAAGATCCCTTATCAATATTTTGTTTCCCAGGGAGGAACAGATGCAGGTCGAGTACATGTGTCAAATCAAGGTGTTCCGTCAACCGTAATTGGAGTAAGCTCCCGCTATATCCATACTTCTGGATCTATTCTTCATGTTGATGATTATGCAGCAGCAAAAGAGCTTCTCACACGGTTAGTTAAACAATGTGATGCAACAACGGTTAAAACCATAAAAGAGAATTCCTAA
- a CDS encoding phosphotransferase family protein: MNWLEQVLGSEWKITPAGGATGDAYFATKEGQELFLKRNSSPFLAVLSAEGIVPKLVWTKRMENGDVITAQHRLIGRELKPKDMNGQNVAELLHKIHRSKELLDMLRRLGKQPLTPNSIIEDIWQAVAFEGFDIPEITEAIELLVKQLPNVQCNDQVVCHCDVNHNNWLLSEDNQLYLVDWDGAMIADPAIDIGILLYWYIDEADWTEWLLSYGLELDEHLTTRIYWYVLLQALTSFLWYHAKENEKEKQNWVEHIRIILDKIKNR; the protein is encoded by the coding sequence GTGAACTGGTTGGAACAAGTATTAGGTAGCGAGTGGAAAATTACACCTGCTGGAGGAGCAACAGGAGATGCATATTTTGCAACAAAAGAAGGGCAGGAGCTTTTTTTAAAGCGAAACAGTTCTCCATTTTTAGCCGTACTCTCTGCAGAAGGCATCGTTCCAAAGTTAGTGTGGACAAAGCGGATGGAAAACGGTGATGTGATTACAGCACAACACCGCCTAATTGGCCGCGAGTTAAAGCCAAAGGACATGAATGGGCAAAATGTTGCTGAATTGCTGCATAAAATTCATCGTTCAAAAGAGCTTTTAGATATGCTGAGAAGATTAGGAAAGCAACCGCTCACTCCAAACTCCATAATTGAAGATATTTGGCAAGCAGTTGCTTTTGAAGGATTCGATATTCCTGAAATTACGGAAGCTATAGAGCTCTTAGTCAAACAATTGCCAAATGTTCAATGTAATGACCAAGTTGTCTGCCATTGTGATGTGAACCATAATAACTGGCTTCTATCTGAGGATAATCAATTATATTTAGTTGATTGGGATGGAGCTATGATTGCTGATCCTGCTATTGATATAGGCATTTTACTTTACTGGTATATCGATGAAGCTGATTGGACAGAATGGCTTTTATCATACGGTTTGGAGCTGGACGAGCATTTAACAACTAGAATTTATTGGTATGTGCTATTGCAAGCTTTAACCTCTTTTTTATGGTACCATGCAAAAGAAAACGAAAAAGAAAAGCAAAACTGGGTTGAGCATATCAGAATCATACTTGATAAAATAAAAAACCGTTAA